Genomic window (Gasterosteus aculeatus chromosome 13, fGasAcu3.hap1.1, whole genome shotgun sequence):
TTCAGAGTCAAAGCCAGAACAGGGGGAGATGAAAGCCTAGACTAGAGATGTAGGAAGCAAAAACGCTTGGTCGTCTTTTGTTCCGTGACTACAAAAAGGACTCACCTGTAAGGCCAACCCTTTTGCGGCACATGAAGCACCTATTCTTCTTGGGTTTTGGGGTTTCACCTTTGCCTTCTTCACTACTGGAAGAAGCTACAGGAGAAGTGCTAGAAGCAGAAGGCTGGTTTACAACTACGGAAGGGAAAGACAACAGGGGGAAATGATTACTTTTTAGTGATTGAATTGCTTTTTGAAATAGAACTAATGGGATAACATAACACTTTGTAAACGACATGCAAACCCACTGGAAACGCCTCCTCTCTAAATtgcccctttttttctttgcatttcaCGAGAAAGCCTCTGGTAGGCAGCATCCACTCTGAGAATGCCCTCTGGTGTGGGGGTATTTTTAAACAAGGTTTATTTTTGGacctcctttctttctctaaGACTGTAAGTAAAACCAACAGTTTGGGTTGAAGGTATGCAGCCAAGCACAAAAAAAGCGGGGGAAAAAATTGATAAGAGTGCTTCCTATAAGGCAATATTTGCCTTACGGAGTCTGTATGTAAGCATGATTCATCTTTATGTGTCTGATCTTCGCCTGTCCGCCATTAGTTTATGTTGGCCAGTCCATATAAACTACAAGTGTGTCTAAGTGAGTATGTTTTACCAGGCTCTAACGGTTCAGGCTTGTCCTCTCTCGAGATGCTCATCTCTGTCATTTGTTGGGTCACAGGAAGAGATCCTTGAACAATTCTGGAGAGGAGATGAACAGAGATGAGCAAGAGAAAAGGAACCAGAAGTTCTCACATTCACCAACACTTATGAAGTagcctaaaaaaaacattgcattaCTGACCTAGACATGTCTGGCGAAGAGGCAGGGGAGGCGTCAACCTTGGCTAGACTGGCTTCTAGTCTCTGGATGGCAGAGGCCTCGGAGATGGGACTACTGGCTGAGCCTGGGCAAGAAGAGAGCGAACTCCATTAGACAAAACagtaaacatttcaaaaccATACAAAATGTGCCAAATCTGTAAAATCACAAGCGAAAAATAACCTGTTCAGATACAACTCTAATATCAACCCCATATCAATAGTTACGAATATATTCAGTTGACGGGAACATTTCAATTATTGGAACCATATTCTTTCAAGATTCAAGATAACCTCTCTGCTCTTTGTACTGCGTTTGCTTTGTTTGAAACTTACGGTCTCAACAGGGTGGCAAGGAATGAACACCCACCTAACCTTGAACACCGTAATGAAGAAAGCAGCTGTCTTTCACCACAAAGAGTGgaaaaacagagagggagggtcAGGAGAGCTAGAAAATACACTGACCCcctctaatccccccccccctcattatctcAAGTTGTACATTTATAGCTCATGGTACACCAAtttgttcaaaacaaaaacacgggCTTCTGAAACCAATTTGGGGTGCAATCAGTTCAAAGTTCACACAGTCATGAACTTACCCATAGGGCTGTGGGGGCTCATGCGGTCGCTGCTCTGCTGCCGTGTGAGGTGATCCTTGTAGCACACGGAGCACATGCCGTCGGTTCTCGGGTTGCCATAGAAACCGCAGCCTGTGGCACAAAGCATGGGCACCTGGCTCTGGTTCGTCTCCTGCGCCATTGCTAACAGGATGGGAGAGACAGGGTGAGagttagacagacagacagacacacacagactattTTCCTGCACTGACGG
Coding sequences:
- the zfand5a gene encoding AN1-type zinc finger protein 5a isoform X1 yields the protein MILDYCFFFTKRMNFEVSSACRAMAQETNQSQVPMLCATGCGFYGNPRTDGMCSVCYKDHLTRQQSSDRMSPHSPMGSASSPISEASAIQRLEASLAKVDASPASSPDMSRIVQGSLPVTQQMTEMSISREDKPEPLEPVVNQPSASSTSPVASSSSEEGKGETPKPKKNRCFMCRKRVGLTGFDCRCGNLFCGIHRYSDKHNCPYDYKAEAAAKIRKENPVVVADKIQRI
- the zfand5a gene encoding AN1-type zinc finger protein 5a isoform X2, which translates into the protein MAQETNQSQVPMLCATGCGFYGNPRTDGMCSVCYKDHLTRQQSSDRMSPHSPMGSASSPISEASAIQRLEASLAKVDASPASSPDMSRIVQGSLPVTQQMTEMSISREDKPEPLEPVVNQPSASSTSPVASSSSEEGKGETPKPKKNRCFMCRKRVGLTGFDCRCGNLFCGIHRYSDKHNCPYDYKAEAAAKIRKENPVVVADKIQRI